The following coding sequences are from one Brooklawnia cerclae window:
- a CDS encoding NUDIX hydrolase, with translation MSDGRFGELAHRLADPALADALSDERRPVGAAQAAVLILLSDSDEPDLVFTERANDLRKHAGQISFPGGGLEKGDAGASAAALREAHEEIGLDPAAVSVLGELPATRLPVSRFDVAPVVATWNGDAPIRVASAREVAAIHRWTIRDLASPEFRLMSRHPRGQIGPAWQFGDLFLWGFTAYLTDELLRLGGWEQPWDHTRVVDVPARFLVDRGHPIA, from the coding sequence ATGAGCGACGGGCGTTTCGGTGAGCTGGCACATCGGCTCGCCGATCCGGCGTTGGCGGACGCGTTGTCCGACGAGCGCCGCCCGGTCGGTGCGGCGCAAGCGGCCGTGCTGATCCTGTTGTCCGACAGCGACGAGCCCGACCTCGTCTTCACCGAGCGGGCGAACGACTTGCGCAAGCACGCCGGGCAGATCTCATTCCCGGGCGGCGGGTTGGAGAAGGGCGACGCCGGGGCGAGCGCCGCCGCGCTGCGAGAGGCCCACGAGGAGATCGGCCTCGACCCGGCGGCCGTGAGCGTCCTCGGCGAGCTGCCGGCCACCCGGCTGCCGGTGAGCCGTTTCGACGTCGCCCCGGTGGTCGCCACCTGGAACGGGGACGCCCCGATACGGGTGGCGAGCGCCAGGGAAGTAGCCGCGATCCACCGGTGGACCATCCGCGACTTGGCGAGCCCCGAGTTCCGCCTCATGAGCCGTCACCCGCGCGGGCAGATCGGCCCGGCATGGCAGTTCGGTGACCTGTTCCTCTGGGGTTTCACCGCGTACCTGACCGATGAACTGCTCAGGCTGGGCGGCTGGGAACAGCCGTGGGACCACACGCGGGTCGTCGATGTGCCCGCCCGTTTCCTGGTCGACCGGGGGCACCCGATCGCCTGA
- a CDS encoding phage holin family protein, whose product MAERPTAADYLRTLKTAVPTMVSQISELAKAEIKPSLKHGSIGTGLFGAAGVIGATVIAFFMLTGGFLFSMIYAEVLERHPLTALTLGFLTMSVIGLLIIAVLVFIGWRQFKRVKAPEATIAETKASLAAIESAIESGITDVSQQRLPVVSPDFLAPRATVTDDDQH is encoded by the coding sequence ATGGCTGAACGACCGACGGCCGCCGACTACCTGCGGACATTGAAGACCGCGGTGCCGACCATGGTCAGCCAGATCAGCGAACTGGCCAAGGCCGAGATCAAGCCGAGCCTCAAGCACGGCAGCATCGGGACGGGCTTGTTCGGCGCGGCAGGCGTCATCGGTGCGACCGTGATCGCCTTCTTCATGCTCACAGGTGGATTCCTGTTCTCCATGATCTACGCCGAGGTGCTCGAACGGCACCCGCTCACCGCACTGACCCTCGGCTTCCTGACGATGTCGGTCATCGGGCTGCTCATCATCGCCGTCCTGGTGTTCATCGGCTGGCGGCAGTTCAAGCGGGTGAAGGCACCCGAGGCGACCATCGCCGAGACGAAGGCCAGCCTCGCGGCCATCGAGAGCGCCATCGAATCCGGTATCACCGACGTCTCGCAGCAACGCCTTCCCGTCGTCTCCCCCGATTTCCTGGCGCCCCGTGCCACGGTGACCGACGACGACCAGCACTAG
- a CDS encoding EamA family transporter encodes MSAGRSSDLARGLTLALASAAAFGLSGPLATGLLRSGWSPLAAVLVRACLGAVVLLVPALRALNGRWDLIRRNWVMIVVYGVLAVAGAQLAYFVAVSYLPVAQALMIEYQSPVAIMLLLWLVKGHRPTRLSAVGALGAMAGLMLVLNAADGLSGLDLRGVAWALLSLVGAVVYFLLSARSSNGLPPLVLAGSGLAVGSVFMALVAVSGLLPVAATTAPAEYMGVEVPWWVPILVLGVVTAGLPYVLGITGVRLLGSRLASFVGLAEVLFATAFSALLVGQMLTPAQFVGAGLVVVGTVLVKAGERSPADLPVEPVSEAVAD; translated from the coding sequence ATGTCTGCCGGCCGCTCCAGTGACCTCGCTCGCGGGTTGACCCTCGCGTTGGCGTCCGCCGCTGCCTTCGGCCTGTCCGGCCCGTTGGCCACGGGGCTGTTGCGCTCCGGGTGGTCTCCGTTGGCCGCGGTGTTGGTGCGGGCCTGCCTGGGCGCGGTGGTGCTGCTCGTCCCCGCGCTGCGTGCCCTGAACGGCCGTTGGGACCTCATCCGCCGCAACTGGGTGATGATCGTCGTGTACGGCGTGCTGGCCGTCGCGGGCGCCCAGCTGGCCTACTTCGTGGCGGTGTCCTATCTGCCGGTCGCCCAGGCCCTGATGATCGAGTACCAGTCACCTGTGGCGATCATGCTGCTGTTGTGGCTCGTGAAGGGGCACAGACCCACGCGCCTGTCGGCCGTGGGGGCACTGGGCGCGATGGCAGGCCTGATGCTCGTGCTCAACGCCGCGGACGGACTCAGTGGGCTGGATCTGCGCGGCGTCGCCTGGGCACTGTTGTCGTTGGTCGGCGCGGTGGTCTATTTCCTCTTGTCGGCGCGTTCTTCGAACGGCCTGCCACCCCTGGTGCTGGCCGGGAGCGGGCTCGCTGTGGGGAGCGTTTTCATGGCTCTGGTGGCCGTGTCGGGGCTGCTCCCCGTCGCAGCCACCACTGCGCCCGCCGAGTACATGGGTGTCGAGGTGCCGTGGTGGGTGCCGATACTGGTGCTCGGCGTCGTGACGGCCGGCCTGCCCTACGTGCTCGGTATCACCGGGGTCCGTCTGCTGGGGTCACGCCTGGCATCCTTCGTGGGGCTGGCCGAAGTGCTGTTCGCCACCGCGTTCTCGGCGCTGCTGGTGGGCCAGATGCTGACCCCGGCCCAGTTCGTGGGGGCGGGGCTGGTGGTGGTCGGCACCGTGCTGGTCAAGGCCGGTGAGAGGAGTCCCGCGGACCTGCCCGTCGAGCCGGTGTCGGAGGCCGTGGCGGACTAG
- a CDS encoding zinc-binding alcohol dehydrogenase family protein, which translates to MTDTVSLPATMRVVGMPDSLPIEDPRSLVDDVRPVPQPGPRDLLVEVAAVSVNPVDIKRRTQWGPQDPPRILGWDAVGTVRALGADVAGFGVGDRVFYAGDLTRPGTDAEYHLVDERLVARAPSSLDDARAAAVPLTALTAWEGLFDRLGVAEGASGTLLVVGAAGGVGSLVMQLARRLTSLTVVATASRPESREWCLGMGAHYVVDHSLPLAEQVLAIDPGGAQYVYSTHTQGREADIAQAMAPQSHFLLIDDPETFDARVFKVKSIAIHWESMFTRSTFKTPDMGRQGEILARVAELLDAGGLRTTLGRRLEGLDAATLREAHRLIETGRSIGKVVVVR; encoded by the coding sequence ATGACCGATACCGTTTCCCTGCCTGCGACCATGCGGGTCGTCGGCATGCCGGACTCGTTGCCCATCGAAGATCCGCGCAGTCTTGTCGACGACGTGCGCCCCGTTCCCCAGCCGGGCCCGCGCGATCTGCTCGTCGAGGTCGCGGCCGTGTCCGTGAATCCGGTCGACATCAAGCGCCGCACTCAGTGGGGGCCGCAGGACCCGCCCCGGATCCTGGGATGGGACGCGGTGGGCACCGTCCGTGCGCTCGGGGCCGACGTGGCCGGTTTCGGCGTCGGCGATCGTGTGTTCTATGCCGGTGATCTCACGCGCCCGGGCACGGACGCCGAGTACCACCTGGTGGACGAACGACTCGTGGCCCGTGCGCCGTCGTCGCTGGACGATGCCAGGGCCGCGGCGGTTCCCCTCACCGCGTTGACCGCTTGGGAGGGATTGTTCGACCGGTTGGGGGTCGCCGAGGGTGCGTCCGGCACACTGCTGGTCGTCGGCGCGGCCGGTGGGGTCGGCTCGCTCGTGATGCAGTTGGCCCGCCGGCTCACCTCGCTGACCGTCGTCGCGACGGCGTCGCGTCCCGAATCGCGCGAGTGGTGCCTCGGCATGGGCGCCCACTACGTCGTCGACCATTCGCTCCCGTTGGCCGAGCAGGTGCTGGCCATCGATCCGGGAGGCGCGCAGTACGTGTACTCGACCCACACGCAGGGACGCGAGGCCGACATCGCCCAGGCCATGGCGCCCCAGTCGCACTTCCTGCTCATCGACGATCCCGAGACGTTCGACGCCCGGGTGTTCAAGGTGAAGTCGATCGCGATCCACTGGGAGTCGATGTTCACCCGGTCGACCTTCAAGACCCCCGACATGGGCCGTCAGGGCGAGATCCTGGCCCGGGTGGCCGAGTTGCTGGACGCCGGCGGGCTGCGTACGACGCTCGGCAGACGGCTCGAGGGCCTCGACGCGGCCACCCTGCGCGAGGCGCACCGGCTCATCGAGACGGGCCGCAGCATCGGGAAGGTCGTGGTCGTCCGGTGA
- a CDS encoding methyltransferase has product MPAQQRLDLPPAALAWLLGDRPCRVLALNPPRSIVRRLLTTSHEVIAVDADPARAALLVQRMPPGSALFSLAGRADELPVQPCSAHVVLLGSALRARPGDRPLDLHEMHTEISRALTPTGWAAGWQIVRDDTVPWVRRLIALMRSVDASAMAGQESAEHEELLASKYFPCQDRRDFRLWMPMSRDDMIALVAAQHAVAVLGESARRRLLTEAGAIFDNACGNGDLSLPYQLRCWRAHVDHAELTQPITLTDGALTIPI; this is encoded by the coding sequence ATGCCCGCCCAGCAGCGTCTCGACCTGCCGCCCGCCGCCCTGGCGTGGCTGCTCGGCGACCGGCCGTGCCGGGTGCTCGCGCTCAACCCGCCACGCTCGATCGTCCGGCGTCTGCTCACGACGTCCCACGAAGTGATCGCGGTGGACGCCGATCCGGCACGAGCGGCCCTCCTCGTCCAGCGCATGCCGCCCGGCTCAGCACTGTTCAGCCTTGCCGGACGTGCTGACGAGCTTCCTGTGCAACCCTGCTCGGCTCACGTGGTCCTGCTCGGCTCCGCCCTGCGCGCCCGCCCCGGTGATCGTCCCCTCGACCTCCACGAGATGCACACCGAGATCAGCAGGGCCCTCACACCGACCGGTTGGGCGGCCGGCTGGCAGATCGTCCGGGACGACACCGTGCCCTGGGTACGCCGCCTCATCGCGCTCATGCGCAGCGTCGATGCCTCGGCCATGGCAGGCCAGGAGTCGGCCGAGCACGAGGAGCTCCTCGCCAGCAAGTACTTCCCGTGCCAGGACCGCCGCGACTTCCGCCTGTGGATGCCGATGTCGCGGGACGACATGATCGCCCTGGTGGCGGCCCAGCATGCGGTGGCGGTGCTGGGCGAGTCCGCCCGGAGAAGACTCCTGACGGAGGCCGGTGCCATCTTCGACAACGCCTGCGGCAACGGCGACTTGAGCCTGCCCTATCAGCTGCGCTGTTGGCGCGCGCACGTCGACCACGCGGAACTCACGCAGCCGATCACCCTCACCGACGGAGCCCTGACGATCCCGATCTAG
- the ssd gene encoding septum site-determining protein Ssd, translating to MPTPLLISRDPSLADAVLASAAAVRVEPVIARDTEAIRRAWPGADLVLVGVDLAATVVGLGLPPRRGVHVCGPDADSLLAWSVPLEAPAMVLPEQSGFLSSLLVGRDELRSNGAAVLRLVGGSGGLGTTTLAAGLAQRAQRRGLDAALVELDPLGGGIDLLFGAEQAPGWRWPDLSSAAGHVGDLKGQLPNVSGVDIVSMGRPALPDDSGGSGEPGLPRPEAVHAVLAGLVRGRELVVLDAGTHPDPSFAAQAQTLLVVGAEVKAVVAARARAIALRLSGAQLVVRTGPGRRLDPALVADTLGMPLCGTVGHAGWLPQALESGEPPGLGRRRFSRECDRILAEALA from the coding sequence ATGCCCACACCGTTGCTCATATCGCGCGACCCTTCCCTGGCCGATGCCGTCCTCGCCTCAGCTGCGGCCGTGCGGGTCGAGCCCGTGATCGCTCGCGACACGGAGGCCATCCGCCGCGCCTGGCCGGGGGCCGACCTCGTGCTGGTCGGGGTCGATCTGGCGGCGACCGTCGTCGGGCTCGGGCTTCCGCCGCGGCGCGGGGTGCACGTCTGTGGGCCGGACGCCGATTCCCTGCTCGCCTGGTCGGTGCCGCTCGAGGCCCCTGCGATGGTGCTGCCCGAACAGAGCGGCTTCCTCAGTTCGCTGCTGGTGGGACGCGATGAACTGCGGTCGAACGGGGCAGCCGTCCTGCGGCTCGTGGGGGGTTCGGGAGGGTTGGGGACCACGACGCTGGCCGCGGGCCTCGCACAGCGGGCACAGCGGCGGGGCTTGGACGCCGCCCTGGTCGAGCTGGACCCCCTGGGTGGGGGGATCGACCTGCTCTTCGGCGCCGAGCAGGCCCCGGGGTGGCGGTGGCCCGACCTCTCCTCGGCTGCCGGACACGTCGGTGATCTCAAGGGGCAACTGCCCAACGTCAGCGGGGTGGACATCGTCTCGATGGGCCGCCCCGCCCTGCCCGACGATTCGGGCGGCTCCGGTGAGCCGGGACTGCCCCGTCCCGAGGCCGTCCACGCGGTCTTGGCGGGCCTCGTCCGCGGGCGCGAGTTGGTCGTCCTCGACGCGGGAACCCACCCCGACCCGTCGTTCGCCGCTCAGGCCCAGACGCTTCTCGTGGTCGGCGCCGAGGTCAAGGCCGTCGTGGCCGCACGGGCAAGGGCGATCGCCCTCCGGTTGTCGGGGGCACAGCTCGTCGTCCGCACGGGGCCTGGCCGCCGCCTGGACCCCGCGTTGGTGGCCGACACCCTGGGCATGCCGTTGTGTGGCACGGTCGGCCATGCGGGCTGGCTCCCGCAGGCCCTGGAGTCCGGGGAGCCGCCGGGACTGGGGCGGCGAAGGTTCAGTCGCGAATGCGATCGCATCCTGGCGGAGGCACTGGCATGA
- a CDS encoding TadA family conjugal transfer-associated ATPase, protein MTEDELERVRMELAGLGRAWVPSDVAEALRAVGLVVSDAMVLSTIEGLRRGSVGAGRLEPLLRMPGVTDVLVNGPGQVVIDRGRGLEITDVSFGSDDEVRRLASRLAASVGRRLDDACPFVDARLADGTRVHAILGTLADPGTCLSLRVPARRSFSLDDWVSNGSIPVGMADVLRALVDSRAAFLVSGGTGSGKTTLLAGLLGLVPHDQRLLIVEDSRELAPDHPHCVRLEGRAANSEGAGAITMTDLVRQALRMRPDRLVLGEVRGAELCDLLRALNTGHEGGCGTVHANSVTDVPARLEALAALGGMDRHACHAQVASALRVVVQVSRLADGRRTVSQVGVVHREDAGEVRISLGLTCPDGRRLLAGEAWEQLAAVVGVPPASVGGA, encoded by the coding sequence ATGACCGAGGACGAGTTGGAGCGCGTCCGGATGGAACTCGCCGGTCTCGGACGAGCATGGGTGCCCTCCGACGTCGCCGAGGCGTTGCGGGCCGTGGGACTGGTGGTCAGCGACGCCATGGTGTTGTCGACGATCGAGGGGCTGAGGCGTGGCAGCGTGGGGGCCGGGCGACTCGAGCCGCTGCTGCGCATGCCAGGTGTCACGGATGTGCTCGTGAACGGCCCTGGTCAGGTGGTGATCGACCGCGGGCGGGGGCTCGAGATCACCGATGTCTCGTTCGGTTCGGACGACGAGGTCCGGCGGCTCGCGTCCCGGCTCGCGGCGTCGGTGGGGCGGCGTCTGGACGATGCCTGTCCTTTCGTGGACGCGAGGTTGGCCGACGGCACCCGTGTGCACGCGATCCTCGGGACGCTGGCCGATCCAGGCACTTGCCTGTCGTTGCGCGTGCCCGCGAGAAGGTCGTTCAGCCTGGACGACTGGGTGTCCAACGGATCGATCCCCGTGGGCATGGCCGACGTGCTGCGTGCACTGGTCGACTCGCGAGCCGCGTTCCTGGTGAGTGGCGGGACGGGGTCGGGTAAGACGACACTGCTCGCCGGTCTGCTGGGGTTGGTTCCCCACGACCAGCGCCTGCTGATCGTGGAGGACTCACGCGAACTTGCGCCCGATCATCCCCATTGCGTCAGGTTGGAGGGCCGTGCCGCCAACTCCGAGGGGGCGGGGGCGATCACCATGACCGATCTCGTGCGTCAGGCCCTGCGCATGCGACCTGACCGGCTGGTCCTGGGCGAGGTGCGCGGGGCCGAACTGTGTGATCTGCTTCGAGCGCTCAACACGGGTCACGAGGGCGGCTGCGGCACGGTGCACGCCAACTCCGTGACCGATGTGCCCGCCCGGCTGGAGGCGCTCGCGGCGCTCGGCGGCATGGACCGGCATGCCTGTCACGCGCAGGTGGCGTCCGCCCTGCGAGTGGTGGTGCAGGTGAGCCGCCTGGCCGATGGCCGGCGCACCGTGTCGCAGGTCGGTGTCGTACATCGGGAGGATGCGGGAGAGGTGCGGATCTCGCTCGGCCTGACCTGCCCGGATGGCCGCAGGCTGCTGGCGGGGGAGGCTTGGGAACAGCTGGCGGCCGTCGTCGGCGTTCCCCCGGCGTCGGTGGGTGGGGCATGA
- a CDS encoding type II secretion system F family protein, which yields MIAVACLALLWALVAFVPPDPSPGFTARCGGRESPGGTRLPSWSGRLVLVAGVLLAVGLAAPGAIVWAVPAIALVGTVGWIAGNGHRERAREIAQDEVMRACQALAGQLRVGDVPARALAVVAADCEVLRPVAAAQAIGGDVAASLRAQARRPGCGGLAALARSWRLCELTGARVAEAATRVANSLRADMDAERRVAGELASARATGRLLAFLPALGLGLGFAGGGDPVAFLVGTMPGRVCLAAAVCLCCTGLIWTTVLARVPPLDEGACS from the coding sequence ATGATCGCGGTGGCCTGCCTGGCATTGCTCTGGGCGCTGGTGGCGTTCGTCCCGCCCGATCCCTCGCCCGGGTTCACCGCCCGATGCGGGGGCCGGGAATCGCCGGGCGGCACGCGCCTGCCCAGCTGGTCAGGGCGTCTCGTCCTGGTGGCAGGGGTACTACTGGCAGTCGGCCTGGCTGCACCGGGGGCGATCGTATGGGCGGTGCCCGCGATCGCGCTGGTCGGGACCGTGGGGTGGATCGCCGGGAACGGGCATCGGGAGCGCGCACGCGAAATCGCGCAGGACGAGGTGATGCGCGCGTGCCAGGCCCTCGCCGGTCAGTTGCGCGTGGGCGATGTGCCAGCACGGGCCCTTGCCGTCGTCGCCGCGGACTGCGAGGTGCTTCGGCCGGTCGCCGCCGCACAGGCGATCGGTGGGGACGTGGCAGCGTCTCTGCGGGCGCAGGCTCGGCGCCCGGGTTGTGGTGGTCTCGCGGCCCTGGCGCGCTCGTGGCGTCTGTGCGAGTTGACCGGCGCCCGGGTGGCCGAGGCGGCGACCAGGGTCGCGAATTCGCTGCGCGCCGACATGGATGCCGAGCGCCGGGTGGCAGGCGAGCTGGCCTCGGCTCGTGCGACCGGACGGTTGCTCGCGTTTCTACCCGCACTCGGGCTGGGGCTCGGCTTCGCAGGCGGGGGAGACCCGGTCGCCTTCCTCGTGGGGACGATGCCCGGGCGCGTGTGCCTGGCCGCCGCGGTGTGCTTGTGCTGCACGGGGTTGATATGGACGACGGTCCTCGCGCGTGTGCCTCCCTTGGACGAGGGAGCGTGTTCATGA
- a CDS encoding type II secretion system F family protein, translated as MTAETWIAVVTCALAGALLIDGPRTGALRDRASPVRVCPKDAWWHRLWPSSADQRSRTRMPSGGHMRLGAAAGVVAWLTAGGGWGGWVAAAVVGLGTVAVCARLESGPERRRRALLVAQLPGCLDLLAAALDAGVPLRAAVRHVAALAPEPSGDLLRGVLGHLDIGRSDAQSWQTLGDDPVWGAVARDLARCADSGAAVSEVLGVHAAEARAGRNAQREARTRAVGVRSVLPLVMCFLPAFVLVGVVPIIAATLDSFLHP; from the coding sequence ATGACTGCCGAGACGTGGATCGCGGTCGTCACATGTGCACTGGCTGGTGCCCTGCTCATCGACGGTCCGCGGACGGGGGCGCTGCGTGACCGGGCCTCGCCTGTACGGGTCTGTCCGAAGGATGCCTGGTGGCATCGCCTCTGGCCCTCGTCCGCGGACCAGCGCTCGCGCACACGGATGCCGTCAGGCGGTCACATGCGGCTCGGTGCTGCCGCCGGTGTCGTCGCCTGGCTGACGGCGGGTGGCGGCTGGGGTGGCTGGGTGGCCGCAGCCGTCGTGGGGCTGGGGACGGTGGCGGTGTGTGCACGGCTGGAAAGCGGGCCCGAGCGACGTCGGCGAGCCCTGCTCGTCGCCCAGCTGCCGGGATGTCTCGACCTGCTGGCTGCGGCGCTGGACGCCGGTGTGCCCTTGCGGGCCGCCGTGCGGCACGTGGCCGCGTTGGCCCCCGAGCCCAGCGGCGACCTACTGCGCGGGGTGCTCGGTCACCTGGATATCGGACGATCAGACGCCCAGTCCTGGCAGACCCTCGGGGACGACCCAGTGTGGGGAGCGGTGGCTCGCGACCTGGCGCGCTGCGCGGACTCGGGGGCGGCGGTCTCCGAGGTTCTCGGGGTACACGCGGCAGAGGCGAGAGCCGGACGAAATGCCCAACGCGAGGCCCGGACGAGGGCCGTGGGCGTTCGTTCCGTGCTGCCTCTGGTGATGTGCTTCCTTCCCGCATTCGTCTTGGTGGGGGTCGTCCCGATCATCGCTGCCACGCTCGATTCGTTTCTGCACCCGTGA
- a CDS encoding DUF4244 domain-containing protein, translating into MIVNRLHPTQVVVPVAGPKAPVRRVARSVTRAWQRGMATAEYAVGILAAVALALVLLKIFTNNDFFSTLLKFVVGLIGKASGMLP; encoded by the coding sequence ATGATCGTCAACCGACTCCATCCGACCCAGGTGGTCGTCCCCGTAGCCGGCCCCAAAGCACCTGTGCGACGTGTGGCGAGGTCCGTCACGCGTGCGTGGCAGCGCGGGATGGCCACAGCCGAGTACGCGGTGGGCATTCTCGCTGCTGTTGCTCTGGCGCTTGTGTTGTTGAAGATCTTCACGAACAACGATTTCTTCAGCACGTTGCTGAAGTTCGTGGTGGGTCTGATCGGTAAGGCGTCGGGGATGTTGCCCTGA
- a CDS encoding TadE family type IV pilus minor pilin, with protein sequence MVTFELAVGVLSATFLTGVLAWTIGLVVLQGRCSDTAAQVARQLARDDQVAAQEAFGRGPRGAELAVDEGADVVSVVVTVDARFGAMGQVEVRGSAQMPREGR encoded by the coding sequence ATGGTGACGTTCGAGCTTGCCGTGGGTGTGTTGTCGGCGACGTTCCTGACTGGGGTGCTCGCGTGGACGATCGGTTTGGTGGTGTTGCAGGGGCGGTGTTCCGACACTGCGGCGCAGGTGGCTCGGCAGCTTGCCAGGGACGATCAGGTTGCTGCGCAGGAGGCGTTCGGCCGGGGGCCTCGCGGGGCGGAGTTGGCCGTCGACGAGGGCGCGGACGTCGTGTCGGTGGTGGTCACGGTGGATGCACGGTTCGGGGCTATGGGGCAGGTCGAGGTGCGGGGGAGTGCGCAGATGCCGCGTGAGGGTCGGTGA
- a CDS encoding Rv3654c family TadE-like protein, whose translation MGGRWWASSVRGGGSVLTVAVVLVLVLVAGVGVWQVSWLGSGRRARAVADLVALSAAHAQQEGRDGCEVAGGTAEGNGARLEECEVTTGYGEFVVDVTVSVRVVPQVPGAPGAAVAGARAGIVADVG comes from the coding sequence ATGGGAGGGCGGTGGTGGGCGAGCAGTGTGCGCGGGGGTGGTTCTGTGCTCACGGTGGCGGTGGTTCTGGTGTTGGTGTTGGTGGCGGGTGTGGGGGTCTGGCAGGTGTCGTGGCTCGGGTCTGGCCGCAGAGCGCGGGCGGTGGCTGATCTTGTGGCTTTGTCGGCCGCGCATGCCCAGCAGGAGGGCCGGGATGGGTGTGAGGTGGCTGGTGGGACGGCGGAGGGCAACGGGGCCCGGTTGGAGGAGTGTGAGGTGACTACTGGTTATGGCGAGTTCGTGGTCGATGTGACCGTGTCGGTGCGGGTGGTGCCGCAGGTGCCGGGAGCCCCAGGGGCTGCTGTCGCTGGTGCGCGTGCCGGGATCGTCGCTGACGTGGGCTGA
- a CDS encoding tetratricopeptide repeat protein, with protein MTQTSPDEPYDQADYDRVSAIREEAFKAWDTGRRADAIRLSDQWWDAIPGAKLGHMAEEQAALEMARAAAEAGDTVEARRWLARGREAYGDGDIGRELCGFVEGIVCYAEGDLDKAYAWFKASYDFMGRRTFSDKRDQTYWNFFADRAHLPRTAKKASKKTLEKLADEGDQQQAAGNLDDAIATWRQAIDMLDDTPTDHPMAMWFYASIGDALTEARRWDEADQALNQALAAGGTGNAFVWLRKGQALAELGNQKAALDALTSAYMLDGDEIFDDEDPKYRQLLIDAGVIHQP; from the coding sequence ATGACTCAGACATCGCCAGATGAGCCCTACGATCAGGCCGACTACGACCGTGTGAGCGCGATTCGGGAAGAGGCCTTCAAAGCCTGGGACACAGGCCGCCGGGCGGACGCGATCCGGCTGAGCGACCAATGGTGGGACGCGATCCCCGGAGCCAAGCTCGGCCACATGGCCGAGGAGCAAGCGGCACTTGAGATGGCCCGGGCGGCCGCGGAGGCCGGGGACACGGTGGAGGCCCGCAGATGGCTGGCCCGGGGACGCGAGGCGTATGGCGACGGCGATATCGGACGTGAACTGTGCGGGTTTGTGGAGGGGATCGTCTGCTACGCCGAGGGCGACTTGGACAAGGCGTACGCCTGGTTCAAGGCCTCCTACGACTTCATGGGCCGCAGAACATTCTCCGACAAACGCGACCAAACCTACTGGAACTTCTTCGCCGACCGTGCACACCTGCCCCGCACAGCCAAGAAAGCCTCCAAGAAAACCCTGGAAAAGCTCGCCGACGAGGGCGACCAGCAGCAAGCCGCCGGGAACCTCGACGACGCGATCGCCACCTGGCGCCAAGCCATCGACATGCTCGACGACACCCCCACCGACCACCCCATGGCCATGTGGTTCTACGCCTCCATTGGCGACGCCCTCACCGAAGCCCGCCGCTGGGACGAAGCCGACCAAGCCCTCAACCAAGCACTAGCAGCCGGAGGAACCGGCAACGCATTCGTCTGGCTCCGCAAAGGCCAAGCACTCGCCGAACTCGGCAACCAGAAGGCCGCCCTCGACGCCCTCACCAGCGCCTACATGCTCGACGGCGACGAGATCTTCGACGACGAAGACCCCAAATACCGCCAGCTACTCATCGACGCAGGCGTCATCCACCAACCCTGA
- a CDS encoding GH-E family nuclease, whose product MSKKARVIGQAGGMIARKVGKQLNIGDFAGSTAHTIREDTGEIVKRVRRVSKRRKYLGSTPGKNSRTGREVIERLKNTDPPQVVTERGVEKLVWTDPLTGEESRVPLDRCDMGHSPVDAVTHWNTEGYQYGKRSAEARAWMLDPDNYTLQPSSWNRSQGARSTETYRDPA is encoded by the coding sequence ATGAGCAAGAAAGCCCGTGTGATCGGGCAAGCCGGAGGCATGATCGCACGAAAAGTCGGGAAGCAGCTCAACATCGGCGACTTCGCCGGCAGCACCGCCCACACCATCCGCGAAGACACCGGCGAAATCGTCAAACGCGTCCGCCGGGTCTCCAAACGCCGCAAATACCTCGGCAGCACCCCCGGCAAAAACTCACGCACCGGCCGCGAAGTCATCGAACGCCTCAAAAACACCGACCCACCACAAGTCGTCACAGAGCGTGGGGTCGAGAAGCTTGTGTGGACCGATCCGCTCACTGGTGAAGAGAGCAGAGTCCCATTGGACCGGTGCGATATGGGTCATTCGCCGGTTGATGCGGTGACGCATTGGAACACTGAGGGCTACCAGTACGGTAAGCGTTCGGCGGAGGCGCGCGCGTGGATGCTTGACCCGGACAACTACACGCTGCAACCCTCATCGTGGAACCGTTCACAAGGCGCCCGCTCCACCGAAACCTACCGAGACCCCGCCTAA